A single window of Mycolicibacterium aurum DNA harbors:
- the rraA gene encoding ribonuclease E activity regulator RraA: protein MTVTPRPTADLVDEIGPDVRSCDLQFRQYGGRAEFAGPVTTVRCFEDNALLKSVLSEPGGGGVLVIDGDGSVHSALVGDVIAELARSNGWAGLVVNGAVRDASTLRTLDIGIKALGTNPRKSTKTGAGEHNAIVEFGGVVFTPGDVAYSDDDGIVVIAAD from the coding sequence GTGACTGTGACACCGCGGCCCACCGCTGACCTGGTCGACGAGATCGGCCCCGACGTACGCAGCTGCGACCTGCAGTTCCGCCAGTACGGCGGCCGTGCGGAGTTCGCTGGGCCCGTCACGACGGTGCGGTGCTTCGAAGACAACGCGCTACTCAAGTCGGTGCTCTCCGAACCGGGCGGCGGCGGTGTGCTGGTGATCGACGGCGACGGATCGGTGCACAGCGCCCTGGTCGGCGACGTGATCGCCGAGCTGGCCCGCTCCAACGGCTGGGCCGGTCTCGTCGTCAACGGCGCCGTCCGTGACGCCTCGACGTTGCGCACGCTCGACATCGGGATCAAAGCGCTGGGCACCAATCCACGCAAGAGCACCAAGACCGGCGCGGGTGAGCACAACGCGATCGTGGAGTTCGGCGGCGTGGTGTTCACCCCCGGTGACGTGGCCTACAGCGATGACGACGGAATCGTCGTCATCGCTGCCGACTAG
- a CDS encoding flavin-containing monooxygenase produces the protein MTEFVDVVIVGAGISGISAAWHLQDRCPGKSYVILERRDNLGGTWDLFKYPGIRSDSDMFTLGFRFKPWTSDKAIADGPDILAYLKETVAESGIDKHIRYGQNVTSADWSDDDNRWTVHVDRDGEKVEISARYLMACSGYYNYDQGYSPEFPGAADFTGTVIHPQHWPEDLDYEGKRIVVIGSGATAVTLIPALAKSGAGHVTMLQRSPTYIGSLPDVDPFTVRMNKTLPAKSAYVVNRWKSIIFQSAQYQIARRFPNFMRKTLMTMAQRRLPEGYDVAKHFGPSYNPWDERLCLAPNGDLFKTIRSGKADVVTDTIDTFTKTGIQLSSGRHLDADIIVTATGLNLQLFGGATISRNGKPIELNDTMAYKGMLLTDMPNLAFTIGYTNASWTLKADLVSEYFCRLINYMDEHSYDRVEPRHPGTSVDERPLMDFTPGYVLRALDYLPKAGSRAPWRLKQNYLLDLQLIRRGKVDDEALAFSRHHAPVTASA, from the coding sequence ATGACCGAATTTGTCGACGTCGTGATCGTCGGAGCCGGGATCTCCGGCATCAGCGCCGCGTGGCACCTGCAAGACCGTTGCCCCGGCAAGAGCTATGTGATCCTGGAACGCCGAGACAACCTCGGCGGCACCTGGGACCTCTTCAAATACCCCGGAATCCGCTCGGACTCCGACATGTTCACGCTGGGCTTCCGGTTCAAGCCGTGGACGTCGGACAAGGCGATCGCCGACGGCCCGGACATCCTGGCCTACCTCAAGGAGACGGTCGCCGAGTCCGGCATCGACAAGCACATCCGCTACGGCCAGAACGTGACATCCGCGGACTGGTCCGACGATGACAACCGCTGGACGGTGCACGTCGACCGAGACGGCGAGAAGGTCGAGATCTCCGCCCGGTACCTCATGGCGTGCAGCGGCTACTACAACTACGACCAGGGGTACTCGCCGGAGTTCCCCGGCGCCGCGGATTTCACGGGCACCGTCATCCATCCTCAGCACTGGCCCGAGGACCTCGACTACGAAGGCAAGCGCATCGTGGTGATCGGCAGCGGCGCCACCGCCGTGACTCTGATTCCCGCACTTGCCAAGTCGGGTGCCGGTCACGTGACCATGCTGCAGCGCTCGCCCACCTACATCGGCTCGCTGCCCGACGTCGACCCGTTCACGGTCCGGATGAACAAGACGCTTCCCGCGAAGTCCGCCTACGTCGTCAACCGGTGGAAGAGCATCATCTTCCAGTCGGCGCAGTACCAGATCGCGCGCCGGTTCCCGAACTTCATGCGCAAGACGCTGATGACGATGGCGCAGCGCCGGCTGCCCGAGGGATACGACGTCGCCAAGCACTTCGGGCCCAGCTACAACCCGTGGGATGAGCGACTGTGCCTGGCGCCCAACGGAGACCTGTTCAAGACCATCCGCTCCGGCAAGGCCGACGTCGTCACCGACACCATCGACACCTTCACCAAGACCGGCATCCAGCTGTCCTCGGGTCGGCATCTGGACGCCGACATCATCGTCACCGCAACGGGTTTGAACCTCCAGCTGTTCGGCGGCGCGACGATATCCCGCAACGGAAAGCCCATCGAGCTCAACGACACGATGGCCTACAAGGGCATGCTCCTGACGGATATGCCGAACCTGGCATTCACGATCGGCTACACCAACGCGTCGTGGACGCTCAAGGCCGACCTCGTGTCCGAGTACTTCTGCCGCCTCATCAACTACATGGATGAGCACTCCTACGACAGGGTCGAGCCGCGGCACCCGGGCACCAGCGTCGATGAACGCCCGCTGATGGACTTCACCCCCGGATATGTGTTGCGCGCCCTCGACTATCTGCCCAAGGCCGGATCCCGCGCCCCGTGGCGGCTCAAGCAGAACTATCTACTCGACCTGCAACTGATCAGGCGCGGGAAGGTGGACGACGAGGCGCTGGCGTTCTCCCGGCACCACGCACCGGTGACCGCCTCGGCGTGA
- a CDS encoding TetR/AcrR family transcriptional regulator, whose amino-acid sequence MSTASQARPARGRRAARPSGDDRELAILETAERLLEDRPLAEVSVDDLAKGAGISRPTFYFYFASKDAVLLTLLERVIAQADAALEDLIANRPADRRAIWRRGIDVFVRTFGAHRAVCRATVGVQATNSEARELWSRSMQRWIDHIAAVIEAERADGFAPVTLPAIELSTALNLMNESVMTATFAGHEPSIPDHRVLDNLVHIWTTSIYGETA is encoded by the coding sequence GTGAGCACCGCCAGTCAGGCCCGTCCCGCGCGCGGCAGACGCGCCGCGCGCCCGTCCGGGGACGACCGGGAACTGGCCATCCTGGAAACCGCAGAACGCCTGCTGGAGGACCGCCCGCTCGCCGAGGTCTCGGTGGACGACCTGGCCAAGGGAGCGGGCATCTCGCGGCCGACGTTCTACTTCTACTTCGCGTCCAAGGACGCGGTACTGCTGACGCTGCTCGAGCGTGTGATCGCCCAGGCAGACGCCGCGCTGGAGGACCTGATCGCCAACCGGCCCGCGGACCGGCGGGCCATCTGGCGCCGGGGCATCGACGTCTTCGTCCGCACGTTCGGCGCGCACCGCGCGGTGTGCAGGGCGACCGTCGGGGTGCAGGCGACCAATTCCGAGGCCCGTGAGCTGTGGTCCAGGTCGATGCAACGCTGGATCGACCACATCGCGGCGGTCATCGAGGCCGAGCGCGCCGACGGCTTCGCCCCGGTGACGCTGCCCGCGATCGAACTGTCGACGGCGCTGAACCTCATGAACGAGTCGGTGATGACGGCGACGTTCGCGGGCCACGAGCCGTCGATCCCCGACCATCGCGTGCTCGACAACCTCGTCCACATTTGGACCACGAGCATTTACGGCGAGACCGCCTGA
- the dinB gene encoding DNA polymerase IV, translated as MFVSDGASILHADLDSFYASVEQRDDPSLRGRPVLVGGGVVLAASYEAKAYGVRTAMGGRQARALCPHAIVVPPRMSAYSKASEAVFEVFRDTTPLVEPLSVDEAFLDVSGLRRVSGTPVQIGARLRERVREEVGLPITVGIARTKFLAKVASQEGKPDGLLLVPPDRELEFLHPLPVRRLWGVGAKTADKLRAHGIETVADVAELSETTLGSLVGAAMGRQLFALSHNVDRRRVTTGQRRRSVGAQRALGRAGSSMSAAEVDAVVVNLVDRITRRMRKADRTGRTVVLRLRFHDFGRVTRSHTMPRATASTDVILGAARCLVSAAGPLIADRGLTLIGFAVCNIDRDGAQQLTLPFGEAADVRDSLTIDLAIDRVRGRYGNAALTRGVLVGRDPGLEMPMLPD; from the coding sequence ATGTTCGTGTCCGATGGCGCCAGCATCCTGCACGCTGACCTCGATTCGTTCTACGCCTCGGTCGAGCAGCGTGACGATCCGTCGCTGCGTGGCCGGCCGGTGCTGGTCGGCGGCGGTGTGGTCCTGGCGGCCAGCTACGAGGCCAAGGCCTACGGAGTACGTACCGCGATGGGGGGCCGTCAGGCGCGTGCGCTGTGTCCGCACGCGATCGTCGTCCCGCCGCGGATGTCGGCCTACTCCAAGGCCAGCGAGGCGGTGTTCGAGGTTTTCCGCGACACCACTCCCCTGGTCGAGCCCCTGTCGGTGGACGAGGCGTTCCTCGATGTCTCCGGACTTCGCCGGGTCTCCGGGACACCGGTGCAGATCGGTGCGCGGCTGCGGGAGCGGGTGCGCGAGGAGGTCGGTCTGCCGATCACCGTCGGCATCGCACGCACCAAGTTTCTCGCCAAGGTCGCCAGCCAGGAGGGCAAGCCCGACGGGTTGTTGCTGGTGCCGCCGGACCGGGAACTGGAGTTCCTGCACCCACTGCCCGTGCGGCGGCTGTGGGGCGTGGGAGCCAAGACCGCGGACAAACTGCGCGCACACGGCATCGAGACGGTCGCGGATGTGGCCGAGCTGAGCGAGACCACACTGGGGTCGCTGGTGGGCGCAGCGATGGGTCGCCAGCTGTTCGCCTTGTCGCACAACGTGGATCGTCGTCGGGTCACCACGGGACAACGACGCCGTTCCGTCGGCGCGCAGCGGGCGCTGGGCCGGGCGGGAAGTTCCATGTCGGCCGCCGAGGTCGACGCCGTCGTGGTGAACCTCGTCGACAGGATCACGCGGCGCATGCGCAAAGCCGACCGGACCGGACGCACGGTGGTGTTGCGGTTGCGGTTTCACGACTTCGGCCGCGTGACCAGGTCTCATACGATGCCGCGCGCCACCGCGTCCACCGACGTGATTCTGGGCGCCGCGCGGTGCCTGGTGTCGGCCGCCGGCCCCCTGATCGCGGACCGCGGCCTCACGCTGATCGGGTTCGCGGTGTGCAACATCGACCGCGACGGGGCCCAGCAGCTCACACTGCCGTTCGGGGAGGCGGCCGACGTGCGGGATTCGCTCACGATCGACCTGGCCATCGACCGGGTGCGGGGACGTTACGGCAACGCCGCGCTGACCCGGGGCGTACTTGTGGGCCGTGACCCGGGATTGGAAATGCCCATGCTGCCGGACTGA
- a CDS encoding PHP domain-containing protein, with translation MDPVIALRQIAYYKDRAREESRRVMAYRTAADVIEGLTDAQREKHGAANSWQTLPKIGPKTAKVIAEAWAGREPEALIELREAAQDLGGGDIRTALRGDLHVHSNWSDGSAPIEEMMLAARDLGHEYCALTDHSPRLRIANGLSPERLREQLDVIDEIRETVAPMRILTGIEVDILEDGSLDQEDELLERLDVVVASVHSKLAMDAPSMTRRMLKAVANPHTDVLGHCTGRLVTGGRGTRPESTFDAEKVFTACRDAGTAVEINSRPERRDPPTRLLTLAMDIGCVFSIDTDSHAPGQLEFLGYGAQRALDAGLEPARIVNTWSADDLLAWTRAR, from the coding sequence ATGGACCCGGTCATCGCGCTGCGCCAGATCGCCTATTACAAAGACCGCGCGCGGGAGGAATCGCGGCGGGTGATGGCCTACCGCACCGCCGCTGACGTGATCGAAGGGCTGACGGACGCACAGCGGGAGAAGCACGGAGCGGCCAACAGCTGGCAGACGCTCCCCAAGATCGGACCGAAGACCGCCAAGGTGATCGCCGAAGCGTGGGCCGGCCGCGAACCCGAGGCGCTGATCGAGCTGCGCGAGGCCGCCCAGGATCTCGGCGGTGGCGACATCCGCACCGCCCTTCGGGGCGACCTGCACGTCCACTCCAACTGGTCCGACGGCTCCGCACCCATCGAAGAGATGATGCTGGCGGCGCGCGACCTGGGCCACGAATACTGTGCCCTCACCGACCACTCGCCGCGCCTGCGGATCGCCAACGGGCTGTCGCCGGAGCGGCTGCGTGAACAGCTCGACGTCATCGACGAGATCCGCGAAACCGTGGCTCCCATGCGGATTCTCACCGGCATCGAGGTCGACATCCTCGAAGACGGGTCGCTCGACCAGGAGGACGAACTGCTGGAGCGGCTCGACGTCGTCGTCGCCAGTGTCCACTCGAAGCTCGCCATGGATGCTCCGTCGATGACCCGGCGGATGCTCAAGGCCGTCGCCAACCCGCACACCGACGTGCTCGGTCACTGCACGGGGCGACTGGTGACCGGCGGCCGCGGTACCCGGCCCGAATCGACGTTCGACGCCGAGAAGGTGTTCACCGCGTGCCGTGACGCCGGCACCGCGGTGGAGATCAACTCCCGGCCGGAGCGACGGGATCCGCCGACGCGGCTGCTCACTCTCGCGATGGACATCGGCTGCGTGTTCTCGATCGACACCGACTCCCACGCACCGGGTCAGTTGGAATTCCTGGGTTACGGGGCCCAGCGCGCGCTCGATGCCGGCCTTGAGCCCGCACGCATCGTCAACACCTGGTCGGCCGACGACCTGCTCGCCTGGACGCGCGCCCGGTAG
- a CDS encoding TIGR03086 family metal-binding protein — MIDMTTACTSTAGLLHQVSDQQLGAATPCTHMDLRTMIAHVGGLSSAFAAAARKDFGELTDTPPSTDVALDEDWRSSYPTRLAGLAAAWKEPAAWEGMSRAGGVDFPAEVGGMIALTEVVVHGWDIAVTAGLPYEVPVDTLEAVLGHVASFSGGEPIDGLFGAAVPVADDAPLIDRVVALTGRDPAWSG; from the coding sequence ATGATCGACATGACCACGGCGTGCACCAGCACCGCCGGCCTTCTGCACCAGGTGAGCGACCAACAACTCGGTGCGGCAACCCCGTGCACCCACATGGACCTGCGAACGATGATCGCCCACGTCGGCGGCTTGTCGTCGGCCTTCGCCGCAGCTGCGCGCAAAGACTTCGGTGAACTGACCGACACCCCGCCGAGCACCGACGTGGCCCTCGACGAGGACTGGCGCAGCTCGTATCCCACACGGCTCGCGGGTCTCGCCGCGGCGTGGAAGGAGCCCGCGGCGTGGGAGGGAATGTCGCGGGCGGGCGGCGTCGACTTTCCGGCCGAGGTCGGCGGGATGATCGCGTTGACAGAGGTGGTGGTGCACGGGTGGGACATCGCCGTGACCGCGGGGTTGCCGTACGAGGTACCGGTCGACACCCTGGAAGCGGTGCTGGGGCATGTGGCGTCATTCTCCGGAGGAGAGCCGATCGACGGGCTGTTCGGAGCGGCCGTCCCGGTGGCCGACGACGCTCCGCTGATCGACCGGGTGGTGGCGCTCACCGGCCGCGACCCGGCGTGGTCTGGCTAG
- a CDS encoding triose-phosphate isomerase codes for MTDTGAIRMGPLWIGTSWKMNKGLAEARRYARGLHDHLGKTGLSGVQPFIIPSFTALAATRDELGAESPVLLGVQNAHWDDHGAWTGEVSVPQAKDAGAQLVEIGHSERREHFGETVATTRLKVAAALAHGLVPLLCIGESAEVNQAGESAPFILQQAAGALDGLTPEQLGRVLIAYEPIWAIGENGRPATVEELREPFAALGREYGGRTSGLLYGGSVNLDNAEDLLGIDHVTGLFVGRAAWELPGYLRLLQMAAAHPKAGA; via the coding sequence GTGACTGACACGGGGGCGATCCGCATGGGGCCGTTGTGGATCGGCACCAGCTGGAAGATGAACAAGGGACTCGCCGAAGCTCGCCGTTATGCCCGCGGGCTGCACGACCACCTCGGTAAGACCGGTCTCTCGGGAGTCCAGCCATTCATCATCCCGTCGTTCACCGCGCTCGCCGCCACCCGCGACGAACTTGGAGCCGAGTCGCCCGTGCTGCTCGGGGTGCAGAACGCACATTGGGACGACCATGGAGCCTGGACGGGGGAGGTGTCCGTCCCCCAGGCCAAGGACGCCGGCGCCCAGCTGGTCGAGATCGGCCACTCGGAACGGCGCGAGCACTTCGGTGAGACCGTGGCGACGACCCGCCTCAAGGTGGCTGCTGCGCTGGCGCACGGACTGGTCCCGCTGCTGTGTATCGGCGAGAGCGCCGAGGTCAACCAGGCCGGGGAGTCCGCGCCATTCATCCTGCAGCAGGCCGCCGGAGCGCTCGACGGCCTCACTCCAGAGCAGTTGGGACGCGTCCTGATCGCCTACGAACCCATCTGGGCGATCGGCGAGAACGGCCGGCCCGCCACCGTCGAGGAACTACGCGAGCCGTTCGCCGCTCTCGGCCGCGAGTACGGCGGCCGCACGAGCGGTCTGCTCTACGGCGGCTCGGTCAATCTCGACAACGCCGAGGACCTGCTCGGCATCGACCACGTCACTGGGCTGTTCGTCGGGCGGGCCGCCTGGGAGCTGCCGGGCTACCTGCGGCTTCTCCAGATGGCCGCGGCCCATCCCAAGGCGGGCGCCTGA
- the derI2 gene encoding D-erythrulose 4-phosphate isomerase DerI2 codes for MALKIVIGGDNAGFNYKEALRKDLEADDRVEVVADVGVADPDDDTSYPNVAVAAAEKVARGEADRALLICGTGLGVAIAANKVKGIRAVTAHDIYSVQRSVLSNNAQVLCMGERVVGLELARTLVKEWLGLEFDPQSSSAAKVDAICAYEGD; via the coding sequence ATGGCACTGAAGATCGTGATCGGCGGCGACAACGCCGGATTCAATTACAAGGAAGCCCTGCGCAAGGACCTCGAGGCCGATGACCGGGTGGAGGTCGTTGCGGACGTCGGCGTCGCGGACCCCGACGATGACACGTCGTACCCGAACGTCGCTGTGGCCGCCGCCGAGAAGGTCGCCCGCGGCGAGGCGGATCGCGCGCTGCTGATCTGCGGGACCGGCCTTGGCGTCGCCATCGCCGCAAACAAGGTCAAGGGGATCCGTGCCGTCACCGCCCACGACATCTACTCCGTCCAACGCTCCGTCCTGTCGAACAACGCTCAGGTGCTGTGCATGGGGGAGCGGGTCGTCGGGCTGGAGCTGGCGCGAACCCTGGTGAAGGAATGGCTCGGGCTGGAGTTCGATCCGCAGTCCTCGTCCGCGGCCAAGGTCGACGCCATCTGCGCGTACGAGGGTGACTGA
- the lerK gene encoding L-erythrulose 1-kinase, producing MTYLLNSADDFADEAVRGLVAAHPDLLSEVPGGVARSTQTPQGQPALVIGGGSGHYPAFAGWVGPGMGHGAPCGNIFSSPSASEVYSVVRNAENGGGVILGFGNYAGDVLHFGLAAEKLRHEGIDVRIVTVSDDIASNGPDNHRDRRGVAGDLPVFKIAGAAIEAGADLDEAERVAWKANDATRSFGVAFDGCTLPGADEPLFHIEKGQMGVGLGIHGEPGVRDTGIGTAAEIADLLFDDLMAEEPPRGENGYDGRVAVILNGLGTVKYEELFVVYGRIAERLQEKGLTAVRPEVGEFVTSLDMAGLSLTLVFLDDELERLWLAPVDTPAFRRGAMPDVERPARTEIWDAAEAEIPDSSEDSRACAQTIVAVLETFQNVCADNEAELGRLDAVAGDGDHGQGMAYGSRGAAEAARAAVDQGAGARTTLLLAGQAWADSAGGTSGALWGAALTSAGGLFTDTDGAGEQNVVDAVNAGIDAVLRLGGAQLGDKTMVDAAVPFRDALVDAFDADAGPAIATAARVAREAADKTADITARLGRARVLGEKSKGTPDPGALSFSMLMAALGEQLTR from the coding sequence ATGACGTACCTCCTCAACTCTGCAGACGACTTCGCCGACGAAGCGGTCCGCGGCCTCGTCGCCGCCCATCCCGATCTGCTGTCCGAAGTCCCCGGCGGCGTCGCTCGCTCCACGCAGACTCCACAGGGCCAACCCGCACTGGTGATCGGCGGCGGGTCCGGGCACTACCCGGCGTTCGCCGGCTGGGTCGGTCCGGGCATGGGCCACGGCGCACCGTGCGGCAACATCTTCTCCTCACCCTCTGCCTCGGAGGTGTACTCCGTGGTGCGCAATGCCGAGAACGGCGGAGGCGTCATCCTCGGCTTCGGCAACTATGCCGGGGACGTCCTGCACTTCGGCCTCGCCGCGGAGAAGCTGCGTCACGAGGGAATCGACGTGCGCATCGTCACCGTCAGCGACGACATCGCCTCCAACGGGCCGGACAACCATCGCGACCGTCGGGGCGTCGCCGGTGATCTCCCCGTCTTCAAGATCGCAGGGGCTGCCATCGAAGCCGGCGCAGACCTCGATGAAGCCGAGCGGGTGGCCTGGAAGGCCAACGACGCGACCCGGTCCTTCGGTGTGGCCTTCGACGGGTGCACCTTGCCCGGCGCCGACGAGCCGCTCTTCCACATCGAGAAGGGCCAGATGGGTGTCGGACTCGGCATTCACGGCGAGCCGGGCGTCCGGGACACCGGCATCGGCACCGCCGCCGAGATCGCCGATCTGCTGTTCGACGATCTGATGGCCGAAGAGCCCCCGCGCGGCGAGAACGGATACGACGGCCGCGTCGCCGTGATCCTGAACGGCCTCGGCACCGTCAAGTACGAGGAGCTCTTCGTCGTCTACGGGCGGATCGCCGAACGGCTGCAGGAGAAAGGGCTGACCGCCGTGCGCCCCGAGGTCGGCGAGTTCGTCACCAGCCTGGACATGGCCGGGCTGTCGTTGACCCTGGTATTCCTCGATGACGAACTCGAAAGGCTCTGGCTGGCACCGGTGGACACTCCCGCGTTTCGGCGCGGGGCGATGCCCGATGTCGAGCGTCCGGCCCGTACCGAGATCTGGGACGCGGCCGAAGCGGAGATCCCGGATTCGAGCGAGGACTCCCGAGCCTGCGCCCAGACCATCGTCGCAGTGCTGGAGACATTTCAGAACGTGTGCGCCGACAACGAGGCCGAACTCGGTCGGCTCGACGCGGTCGCCGGGGACGGCGATCACGGCCAGGGCATGGCCTACGGTTCCCGCGGCGCAGCCGAAGCCGCCCGTGCCGCCGTGGACCAGGGTGCCGGCGCGAGGACCACGCTGCTGCTGGCCGGTCAGGCATGGGCCGACTCAGCCGGTGGCACCTCAGGCGCCCTGTGGGGGGCGGCGCTGACCAGCGCAGGGGGACTGTTCACCGACACCGACGGTGCCGGCGAGCAGAACGTCGTCGATGCCGTCAACGCGGGGATCGACGCCGTCCTCCGGCTCGGGGGCGCCCAACTGGGTGACAAGACCATGGTCGACGCCGCCGTGCCATTCCGGGACGCACTCGTCGACGCGTTCGACGCGGACGCGGGACCCGCCATCGCCACCGCAGCGCGTGTAGCGCGCGAAGCGGCCGACAAGACCGCCGACATCACGGCGCGGTTGGGCCGAGCGCGGGTACTCGGCGAGAAGAGCAAGGGCACTCCGGACCCCGGCGCACTGTCGTTCTCGATGCTGATGGCGGCTCTCGGCGAGCAGCTGACTCGATGA
- a CDS encoding GntR family transcriptional regulator — MGVDEYPMPVRNTLVDQVYERLMELLLDGTLQSGDPVSIDGTARYLGVSPTPVREALARLESTGNVVRVAMRGYRVPEMPDAKEITDIMDARLLIEPQLAELACTRADARLFDGLEQAIEGQERAPHTTDAAAIRAYHRADEHFHRLIAEHADNAALLRAYDALGGHGQRFRLFIGVGVRDSACAIAEHRDILAALRRGYAPEVYRIMHEHIKGVKERALAEHAQAERAKGTRPAAVRNANPDELRP; from the coding sequence GTGGGAGTCGACGAGTACCCCATGCCGGTGCGCAACACCCTTGTCGATCAGGTCTACGAGCGCCTGATGGAGCTCCTTCTCGACGGAACCCTGCAGTCCGGAGATCCCGTCAGTATCGATGGGACGGCGCGCTACCTGGGCGTCTCACCCACACCGGTGCGGGAGGCGCTGGCCCGCCTGGAGTCCACCGGCAACGTCGTACGGGTGGCCATGCGGGGTTACCGGGTGCCGGAGATGCCCGACGCCAAGGAGATCACGGACATCATGGATGCCCGTCTGCTCATCGAGCCGCAGCTCGCGGAGCTGGCCTGCACCAGGGCCGATGCCAGACTGTTCGACGGCCTGGAACAGGCGATAGAAGGGCAGGAGCGAGCGCCGCACACGACCGACGCCGCCGCGATCAGGGCGTATCACCGCGCGGACGAACACTTCCACCGGTTGATCGCCGAACACGCCGACAACGCGGCGCTGCTGCGAGCCTACGACGCACTGGGCGGCCACGGGCAGCGCTTCCGGCTCTTCATCGGGGTGGGCGTCCGGGATTCCGCGTGTGCGATCGCCGAGCACCGCGACATTCTGGCCGCGCTCCGGCGCGGCTACGCACCCGAGGTCTACCGCATCATGCACGAGCACATCAAGGGTGTGAAGGAACGGGCACTGGCCGAGCACGCCCAGGCCGAACGCGCGAAGGGGACGCGCCCGGCAGCCGTCCGCAATGCGAACCCCGACGAGCTTCGCCCGTGA
- a CDS encoding sugar phosphate isomerase/epimerase family protein, protein MYSAHTWPIAANMLGFGNRAPDGGHIKDAPSAVWASQLRQVRELGFSYIDPTDAWVPLAALSDSRVEEFRTVLRDEGLAISSISMTRNSVVDVANGPKNLADAHRLIDLAPTFGATIVNTGFMQAVTPEQSEHIWFWLVEGHVDDPALRDLAVERVRELGDHARANGIELSLEMYEDTYIGTPDDAVSFIRDVDHDAVGLNPDLGNLIRLHRPMPHFSEMYAKVLPYSNFWHIKNYSRDFDPATGAYSSAPLPLKYGYINYRQMIRLALELGYTGPFCCEHYGSDSLGVCAENREYIEQVLSSALA, encoded by the coding sequence ATGTACTCGGCTCACACCTGGCCGATCGCGGCCAACATGCTCGGGTTCGGCAACCGGGCACCCGACGGTGGCCACATCAAGGACGCGCCGTCGGCGGTATGGGCTTCGCAGCTGCGACAGGTCCGGGAACTGGGGTTCTCCTACATCGATCCCACCGATGCGTGGGTCCCGCTCGCTGCATTGTCGGACAGTCGGGTCGAGGAGTTCCGCACGGTTCTCCGCGACGAGGGTTTGGCGATCTCCTCCATCTCCATGACCCGTAACTCGGTTGTCGACGTCGCCAACGGGCCGAAGAACCTGGCCGACGCCCACCGGCTCATCGACCTCGCACCGACCTTCGGCGCCACCATCGTCAACACCGGCTTCATGCAGGCGGTCACGCCCGAACAGAGCGAGCACATCTGGTTCTGGTTGGTGGAAGGTCATGTCGACGACCCGGCACTGCGTGATCTCGCGGTGGAACGCGTCCGCGAGCTGGGCGACCACGCCCGGGCCAACGGGATCGAGCTCAGCCTGGAGATGTACGAGGACACCTACATCGGGACACCTGACGACGCGGTCAGCTTCATCCGCGACGTGGACCACGACGCGGTGGGCTTGAATCCAGATCTGGGCAACCTGATCCGGCTGCATCGACCGATGCCGCATTTCAGTGAGATGTACGCCAAAGTCCTTCCCTACTCGAACTTTTGGCACATCAAGAACTATTCGCGCGACTTCGACCCGGCGACCGGCGCGTACAGCTCCGCGCCGCTGCCGTTGAAGTACGGCTACATCAACTATCGCCAGATGATCCGTCTGGCACTCGAACTCGGATACACAGGGCCGTTCTGCTGCGAGCACTACGGCTCCGACTCTCTGGGCGTGTGCGCCGAGAACCGGGAGTACATCGAGCAGGTTCTCTCCTCCGCACTCGCCTGA